From a region of the Paenibacillus sp. FSL R10-2734 genome:
- a CDS encoding Lrp/AsnC family transcriptional regulator, producing the protein MEHLMDDIDKKIMQLLQYNARMPISQISKEVSMSQPSVKERIIKLEERNIISGYHTAFNLRDLNRGTTTFILLKTEHCQELTDFCNHAMEVTDLFRISGEYNYLIKVQTSSIEALAEFQDHLIRFGPSKSHISLKNILENRVLL; encoded by the coding sequence ATGGAGCATCTTATGGATGATATTGATAAAAAAATTATGCAATTGCTGCAGTACAATGCGCGTATGCCCATTTCACAAATCAGCAAAGAGGTTTCGATGTCACAACCATCCGTTAAAGAAAGAATCATTAAGCTGGAGGAAAGGAACATCATTTCGGGGTATCATACAGCTTTTAATTTACGGGATCTAAATCGAGGCACGACTACTTTTATTCTACTAAAAACAGAGCATTGCCAAGAGCTCACCGATTTTTGTAACCATGCTATGGAAGTTACCGATTTGTTCCGCATTAGTGGGGAATATAATTATCTCATTAAGGTACAGACCTCATCGATTGAGGCGCTTGCTGAATTTCAAGATCACCTTATAAGGTTCGGACCCTCCAAATCTCATATCAGTCTGAAAAATATTTTGGAAAACAGAGTTTTGCTCTAA
- a CDS encoding glycosyl hydrolase 53 family protein, with protein MRVNQKGISVFLAVLLLLSSFSFSMRSASAADSNSSLIVNGGFETDFWTDESWSVNAADWDQVKISRFAYGSDSSRDEGDYALDYWIKNTATENQTFTVKQEIKTLPAGTYELSVKSMGGADNKAGNVELFAGDEKASAVATTDYNNWATVSLKFILQQDTPSLEIGANISGAPEAWGFLDSFELKQVSTDTSLPVAADIFVKKVEGLPSDFIKGVDISSIISLENSGVKFYNESGAVQDIFETVHEAGVNYVRVRIWNDPFDTAGNGYGGGNNDLETAIEIGKRATENGMKVLVDFHYSDFWADPAKQHTPKAWANLSFDDKKAALYEYTKESLKALLDAGVDVGMVQVGNETNGQFVGENDWKQMSELFNAGSKAIREINPKILIALHFTNPETTGRYATIAKNLQDNNVIYDVFASSYYPFWHGTLGNLTAVLKQVADTYGKKVMVAETSYAYTAEDGDGHGNTAPQSSGQTLNYPITVQGQANSVRDVIEAVANVGKAGIGVFYWEPAWLPVGPKDNLEQNKLIWEQYGSGWASSYAKEYDPDDAGEWYGGSAVDNQALFDFNGHPLASLNVFKHVNTGAVAPIAVDEIKNVSITAIAGEPIHLPTVVSVTFNDGSSGTIPVTWDLVALEQAISQGAGSYVIGGTVEGGQAVKAFLIIKKENFIVNAGFENSDRSMWKITYADVKEPHTDYQNKVSDAKTGNYSLHFYSGKAVDFRVEQTISGLKSGYYDLSMFIQGGDAANPDMKLFAVTDGKEVKVDTGVKGWAQWNNPEIQDILVTDGTLTIGANVKADGGAWGTIDDFYLSFVKGLEESAIVDTDAEVQNITSMTATVGGNITSDGGAEVTERGVVYSTNTNPTIADGKVIAEAGGTGAFSVSLAGLQSGSTYHVRAYAVNAVGVSYGQEITFTTLSSSASLNSLNLSGITLDQTVSGSVYDYTASVPYSLSNFTVTATASDAVYGTFTASVYNSANTLVAGPISLASGEISVELPLEVGSNRLELFVIAQDGTGTRYTATITRAAQDNGGNDGGSTTNVVLPVISSNGKLTLPAGQAGEVRLDNGLVISIPANASGKQLVLSIEKLLDSQSLLSNNEILVSPIYEVLKNFAENFSKPVTLTFVFDSGQVKSGQTVAIFYYDEVKKSWVKVNGGKIDGNRIAADVDHFTKFAVLVVDEATGLPVTNPSTEPTTEAGFSDISGHWAETNIKRAVSEGIVKGYTDGTFKPNATVTRAEFAVMLMNALKPTGNGVELGFTDAIPAWAEKSIAQALEAKIIRGYEDVTFRPAASITRSELAVMIARAAGVDLTTASTTGFADDSQIPAWAKDAVAAVKKSGIVSGRNGNVFAPNETATRAEAVTIIMNLLQTKS; from the coding sequence GTGAGAGTTAATCAAAAGGGTATCTCTGTGTTTCTAGCAGTGTTGCTGCTGTTAAGTTCATTTTCATTCAGCATGAGGAGTGCTTCGGCGGCAGATTCGAACAGTTCGTTAATTGTGAATGGCGGTTTCGAGACGGATTTTTGGACTGATGAATCATGGAGTGTGAATGCGGCAGACTGGGATCAAGTGAAAATATCCCGATTTGCATATGGCAGTGATTCATCACGCGATGAAGGAGATTATGCATTGGATTATTGGATCAAAAATACCGCTACTGAAAACCAGACATTCACGGTCAAGCAGGAGATTAAGACTCTCCCTGCAGGAACTTACGAGCTCTCAGTCAAGTCGATGGGCGGCGCTGACAATAAAGCAGGGAATGTTGAATTGTTTGCAGGTGACGAGAAGGCATCCGCCGTTGCTACCACCGACTATAATAATTGGGCGACGGTCAGCCTGAAATTTATTTTGCAACAAGATACCCCGAGTCTTGAGATAGGGGCGAACATAAGCGGCGCTCCAGAAGCATGGGGATTTTTGGACAGCTTTGAGCTGAAACAGGTAAGTACGGATACGAGCTTGCCGGTGGCTGCGGATATTTTCGTGAAGAAGGTTGAGGGACTCCCATCTGATTTCATTAAGGGCGTGGATATCTCCAGTATTATTTCTTTAGAGAATAGCGGAGTCAAGTTTTACAACGAGAGCGGAGCTGTGCAGGATATTTTTGAAACTGTACATGAAGCTGGGGTGAATTACGTTCGGGTGCGGATATGGAATGACCCTTTTGATACAGCTGGAAATGGTTATGGCGGTGGTAATAATGATCTGGAAACCGCGATTGAAATTGGAAAAAGAGCGACCGAAAATGGCATGAAGGTACTGGTGGACTTTCATTATTCCGACTTTTGGGCCGATCCAGCCAAGCAGCATACACCAAAGGCTTGGGCCAATCTGAGTTTCGATGATAAGAAGGCCGCACTCTACGAATATACCAAAGAAAGCTTGAAAGCCCTGCTTGATGCAGGTGTTGATGTTGGCATGGTTCAGGTAGGCAATGAAACGAATGGACAATTCGTTGGCGAAAATGATTGGAAACAGATGAGTGAATTGTTTAATGCAGGAAGTAAAGCGATTAGAGAGATCAATCCCAAAATTCTGATCGCTCTGCATTTTACAAATCCGGAGACGACGGGCAGATATGCCACTATAGCGAAGAATTTGCAAGATAACAATGTGATCTACGATGTGTTTGCAAGTTCTTATTATCCATTCTGGCACGGCACATTAGGCAATTTGACAGCCGTGCTGAAGCAGGTAGCCGATACTTATGGGAAAAAAGTAATGGTAGCTGAAACCTCTTACGCGTACACCGCAGAAGATGGGGATGGGCACGGAAATACAGCGCCTCAAAGCTCAGGTCAAACCTTAAACTATCCTATCACTGTCCAAGGCCAGGCCAATTCAGTTAGAGATGTGATTGAAGCTGTTGCCAATGTGGGTAAAGCGGGAATTGGTGTGTTTTATTGGGAACCCGCGTGGCTTCCGGTAGGTCCGAAAGACAATCTGGAGCAGAATAAGTTGATTTGGGAGCAATACGGTTCGGGTTGGGCGTCCAGCTATGCGAAGGAATATGATCCTGATGATGCAGGGGAATGGTATGGCGGTAGTGCCGTTGATAACCAGGCTTTGTTTGATTTTAACGGACATCCACTTGCTTCGCTGAATGTGTTCAAACATGTGAATACGGGTGCCGTTGCCCCTATTGCTGTAGATGAAATTAAGAATGTCTCTATAACAGCGATTGCTGGAGAGCCAATCCATCTACCAACAGTCGTAAGTGTTACTTTCAATGATGGAAGCTCCGGAACGATTCCGGTAACGTGGGATCTAGTTGCTCTTGAGCAAGCCATTAGTCAGGGTGCGGGCAGCTATGTGATCGGTGGCACGGTAGAAGGCGGTCAGGCGGTTAAAGCTTTTCTAATCATTAAAAAAGAGAATTTCATCGTCAATGCAGGCTTTGAAAATAGTGATCGAAGCATGTGGAAGATCACCTATGCAGACGTTAAGGAACCACATACAGACTACCAAAACAAAGTTTCAGATGCCAAGACGGGGAACTATTCTCTACACTTCTACTCTGGAAAAGCAGTGGACTTTAGAGTAGAGCAGACCATTTCTGGGTTGAAGTCGGGATATTATGATCTTTCTATGTTTATTCAAGGGGGAGATGCTGCAAACCCCGATATGAAACTATTTGCTGTTACGGATGGTAAGGAAGTGAAAGTAGACACCGGTGTGAAAGGATGGGCGCAGTGGAATAATCCTGAGATCCAGGATATTCTCGTTACCGATGGAACCCTTACAATCGGAGCTAATGTCAAAGCAGATGGCGGAGCATGGGGAACGATTGATGATTTCTATCTGAGCTTTGTCAAAGGTCTTGAGGAGTCCGCGATAGTTGATACAGATGCAGAAGTACAAAATATCACTTCTATGACAGCTACTGTTGGAGGAAACATTACTTCGGACGGTGGTGCTGAAGTTACAGAGCGAGGAGTCGTATATTCTACTAATACCAATCCGACAATTGCGGATGGTAAGGTTATAGCTGAAGCAGGTGGAACAGGAGCCTTTTCGGTAAGTCTTGCAGGACTTCAATCTGGCTCTACCTATCATGTACGTGCTTATGCAGTGAATGCTGTAGGAGTAAGCTATGGGCAAGAGATTACTTTTACAACATTAAGCTCTAGTGCAAGCTTAAATAGCTTGAATTTAAGCGGCATAACATTAGATCAAACGGTCAGCGGAAGTGTATACGATTATACTGCGAGCGTGCCGTATTCCTTATCCAACTTCACAGTAACGGCAACGGCCAGTGATGCTGTTTATGGAACCTTTACAGCGAGTGTGTACAATAGTGCGAATACGCTTGTGGCAGGTCCGATAAGCTTGGCAAGTGGGGAAATAAGCGTAGAGCTCCCCCTTGAAGTAGGTAGTAACCGATTGGAGTTATTCGTAATTGCCCAGGATGGTACAGGTACGAGATACACAGCAACGATAACGAGAGCTGCGCAAGATAACGGTGGTAATGATGGCGGTAGTACCACTAACGTCGTACTTCCGGTTATCTCCTCCAATGGGAAACTGACGCTTCCTGCAGGTCAAGCAGGCGAGGTCAGATTGGATAATGGGCTTGTGATTTCTATTCCAGCTAATGCTTCAGGCAAGCAACTGGTATTATCGATTGAGAAACTGCTCGATTCACAGAGTCTTCTCAGCAATAATGAGATTCTCGTAAGCCCGATCTATGAAGTTCTAAAAAACTTCGCGGAGAACTTTAGTAAACCAGTAACGCTAACCTTTGTGTTCGATTCAGGACAAGTGAAGAGTGGTCAAACGGTAGCGATTTTCTATTATGATGAAGTGAAGAAGAGCTGGGTGAAAGTTAATGGCGGCAAAATAGATGGAAACCGCATCGCAGCAGATGTGGATCACTTTACGAAGTTTGCTGTACTCGTAGTGGATGAAGCGACTGGCCTACCAGTAACAAATCCATCTACTGAACCGACAACAGAAGCTGGGTTCAGCGATATCTCCGGACATTGGGCGGAGACTAATATAAAGCGAGCGGTGAGCGAAGGGATCGTCAAGGGCTATACCGACGGAACGTTTAAGCCGAATGCTACGGTGACACGCGCTGAGTTTGCGGTAATGCTAATGAATGCGCTGAAGCCTACTGGAAACGGTGTGGAACTGGGCTTCACCGATGCCATCCCTGCATGGGCTGAGAAGTCTATTGCACAAGCCTTAGAAGCGAAGATTATACGCGGCTATGAGGATGTTACCTTCCGTCCGGCAGCGAGCATTACACGTTCAGAGCTAGCAGTTATGATCGCTAGAGCAGCAGGAGTAGATTTAACAACAGCTTCGACAACAGGGTTTGCTGATGATAGCCAAATTCCTGCATGGGCAAAGGATGCGGTTGCAGCCGTGAAGAAGTCAGGCATTGTGAGCGGACGTAATGGCAATGTGTTTGCACCAAATGAAACTGCAACAAGAGCAGAGGCAGTAACCATCATCATGAATCTGTTGCAAACTAAATCCTAA
- a CDS encoding VOC family protein → MSVKGLAHIAIQAKDYKATISFYIDVLGFKLGHHWSLPSFQIKEASMLISPDQRTCIEIFDNDAVIAAQGKKAMSEEEVAHGALLHFAFYVDNVDEIYQKALAHGAKAFIAPASLSLGEPPLLIKNAIIHSPNGEVIEFLEEVDFDMSTYTTSYKEGSKA, encoded by the coding sequence ATGAGTGTAAAAGGCCTTGCACATATAGCGATCCAAGCCAAGGATTATAAAGCAACTATCTCATTTTATATAGACGTTTTAGGATTCAAGTTAGGTCATCATTGGAGTCTGCCATCCTTTCAAATTAAAGAAGCATCCATGCTGATTTCACCTGACCAAAGAACTTGCATAGAGATTTTTGATAACGATGCAGTGATCGCCGCTCAAGGAAAAAAAGCCATGTCTGAAGAAGAAGTAGCTCACGGGGCGTTATTACATTTCGCCTTCTATGTGGATAATGTAGATGAAATATACCAAAAAGCCCTTGCTCATGGAGCAAAGGCTTTTATAGCACCAGCTTCTCTTTCTCTTGGTGAACCGCCTCTTCTGATCAAGAACGCGATCATTCACAGTCCGAATGGAGAAGTTATCGAATTTCTTGAAGAAGTTGATTTTGATATGTCTACTTACACTACCTCATACAAAGAGGGATCCAAGGCTTGA
- the helD gene encoding RNA polymerase recycling motor HelD, giving the protein MITEKDWQQEQERLDLVAEKLQSRIAELEPEVTGLRDQVVDIRKRFWEEVTVNTSTDEDFEETFYSIKQQEALLSERERSHRQRVQRYNNMKRLLPSPYFGRMDFQEDGLSLGEKVYIGVASFVDADGVDFLVYDWRTPIASMYYDHSPGSSTYETPGGQITGEMLLKRQYQIRHGQLQNVFDTSLTIGDELLQQVLGKGADSQMKSIVATIQKEQNAIIRNDKSRMLIVQGAAGSGKTSAALQRVAYLLYKHRDRLKADQIVLFSPNPMFNSYVSTVLPELGEENMQQTTFQEYLSYWLGSTFNLEGPFEQIEYVLTSQSSQGYEARLTGMQYKASEAFLQALQSYARWLGKEGMLFHSVRFRDRELITAEQMKSQFYSYDSSIRLANRVALLREWLLRELTKLERQEMEAPWVQDEVDYLDNDQYAEAYSEVLKKYRREEAVFDFTEQYLEIYGDFRIQKDGEENVFDFSLQEEELLRRMIIKEHFKPLRRDVKRLKFIDTIGLYDQLFSDEATYHTMTDEAEVPEQWSEICKQTKEKLSHTELFYEDETPFLYLKELIEGSRTNTMVRHLFIDEGQDYSPFQFAFLKQLFPRASMTVLGDFSQAIFPQATNLQEVDSPLIRLYGEEETSLFRLVRSYRSTREIVEFTKALLPNEEIVPFERGGEKPHLVKVSNDVQRAARMKEDLTALMAEGLDSIAIITKTAADSREAYEALTAQGGENLRLITKETLTFEKGTLVIPAYLAKGVEFDAVLIYDASTQTYHRESERKLFYTACTRAMHRLLLYTTGDGSHFIQALDPSLYEVV; this is encoded by the coding sequence ATGATAACCGAGAAGGATTGGCAGCAAGAACAGGAGCGGCTTGATTTGGTTGCGGAAAAGCTGCAATCAAGAATCGCAGAGCTAGAACCGGAAGTGACTGGGTTACGTGATCAGGTGGTGGACATTCGCAAGCGGTTTTGGGAGGAAGTTACAGTAAATACGAGCACAGACGAAGATTTCGAAGAGACCTTCTATAGTATAAAGCAGCAAGAAGCGTTGCTATCTGAACGGGAGCGCAGCCACCGGCAACGGGTGCAGCGTTATAACAATATGAAACGGCTACTGCCATCCCCCTATTTTGGGCGAATGGACTTTCAGGAAGACGGCTTGAGCTTGGGTGAGAAGGTTTATATCGGAGTAGCGTCTTTCGTCGATGCAGACGGTGTGGACTTTCTGGTGTATGACTGGCGAACTCCTATTGCAAGCATGTACTATGACCATTCTCCAGGGTCATCTACTTATGAAACGCCGGGAGGACAGATTACAGGTGAGATGCTGCTGAAGCGGCAATATCAGATCCGTCATGGTCAGCTCCAGAACGTGTTCGATACGAGCTTAACGATCGGTGACGAATTGCTTCAGCAGGTGCTTGGCAAGGGCGCGGATTCACAAATGAAGAGTATTGTGGCGACGATCCAGAAGGAACAGAACGCCATCATCCGTAATGACAAAAGTCGTATGCTTATTGTGCAGGGGGCGGCTGGCAGCGGAAAGACGTCCGCAGCACTGCAACGGGTAGCCTATTTATTGTACAAACACCGCGATAGGCTCAAGGCGGATCAGATCGTTCTTTTTTCGCCAAATCCGATGTTTAACAGTTATGTATCGACTGTGCTTCCCGAGCTCGGCGAGGAGAATATGCAGCAAACGACCTTTCAGGAATACCTTTCTTATTGGCTTGGATCCACGTTTAATCTAGAGGGCCCATTCGAGCAGATCGAATATGTACTGACGTCACAATCCTCACAGGGGTATGAAGCGCGGCTAACGGGGATGCAATATAAGGCTTCTGAAGCTTTCTTGCAAGCTCTCCAAAGCTACGCGCGATGGCTAGGGAAAGAAGGTATGCTGTTCCACAGTGTCCGTTTCCGAGACCGCGAGTTGATTACTGCGGAGCAAATGAAATCGCAATTTTACAGCTACGACAGCTCTATACGATTGGCTAATCGCGTCGCTTTACTGCGTGAGTGGCTGCTCCGCGAGCTGACTAAGCTAGAGCGTCAGGAAATGGAGGCACCCTGGGTTCAAGATGAGGTTGATTACCTCGACAACGATCAATATGCCGAAGCTTACAGTGAGGTGCTTAAGAAGTACCGGCGAGAAGAGGCTGTCTTCGATTTTACGGAGCAGTATCTTGAAATCTATGGTGATTTTCGTATTCAGAAGGACGGGGAAGAGAACGTCTTTGACTTTAGCTTGCAGGAAGAAGAGCTGCTGCGTCGCATGATCATAAAGGAGCACTTCAAACCGCTGAGACGGGATGTCAAGCGGCTCAAGTTCATAGATACGATTGGATTATACGATCAGTTGTTTAGCGATGAAGCCACCTATCATACAATGACGGATGAGGCCGAAGTGCCCGAGCAGTGGTCAGAAATCTGTAAGCAAACGAAGGAAAAGTTGAGCCATACCGAATTATTTTATGAGGATGAGACCCCATTCCTGTATTTAAAAGAGCTTATCGAGGGTTCTCGCACGAATACAATGGTACGGCATTTATTTATTGACGAAGGACAGGATTATTCGCCGTTCCAATTCGCGTTTCTCAAACAATTGTTTCCCCGCGCGAGCATGACGGTACTCGGCGATTTCAGTCAAGCGATATTCCCGCAAGCAACGAATCTGCAAGAGGTGGATTCTCCTTTGATCCGGCTCTATGGTGAAGAGGAAACGAGCTTATTTCGTCTAGTCCGAAGTTACCGTTCCACTCGCGAGATTGTGGAGTTTACAAAGGCGCTGCTACCTAATGAAGAGATCGTGCCTTTTGAAAGGGGCGGCGAAAAACCGCACCTAGTGAAGGTTAGCAACGATGTGCAGCGGGCGGCACGAATGAAAGAGGATCTTACTGCGCTTATGGCTGAAGGTCTCGACTCTATTGCGATTATTACTAAGACTGCAGCGGACAGCCGCGAGGCCTATGAAGCATTGACTGCACAGGGGGGCGAGAATCTGCGGCTTATTACGAAGGAGACGCTCACCTTTGAGAAGGGAACGTTGGTTATTCCCGCATATCTTGCTAAGGGCGTAGAATTCGACGCTGTGCTAATCTACGATGCTTCAACGCAGACGTATCATCGGGAGAGCGAACGTAAACTCTTTTATACAGCTTGTACGCGCGCCATGCATCGCCTTCTGCTGTACACGACAGGCGATGGGTCTCACTTTATTCAAGCCTTGGATCCCTCTTTGTATGAGGTAGTGTAA
- a CDS encoding macrolide family glycosyltransferase, protein MARVLFINVGSEGHINPTIGVVQELISRGVEVVYLCIEAFRERIEMTGATVRIVDGQQFIQAFISGGRDYLLERVNGLLLTADIVIPSVLEQIKGERFDYIIHDSMFGCGRLLAQMLKLPAINSCTSFAQTKESFDQIMERFYIEAPTEIVKPIDDKYQSLTVKIKERYGGEIHSPYEVFCNPAPLTIVYTTREFQPYGDVFDQTYKFVGPSISSRLTPDHFDFSAIKGKSLIYISMGTVFNQAIHFYKLCFEAFGNTDHTIVMSVGDKVQINDLGPIPKNFIVKNYVSQTDMLQYTKLFITHGGMNSAHEGLYYGVPLIVIPQSADQPIVAEQVANIGAGIKLQMEGLCATQLREAADQVLSLSTFKKAVATIRDSFRTSGGYHQAVDEIFESSIGEKK, encoded by the coding sequence ATGGCACGTGTCTTATTTATTAATGTTGGATCAGAGGGGCATATCAATCCAACGATTGGCGTTGTGCAGGAGCTTATTTCTCGTGGAGTAGAGGTAGTCTACTTATGTATAGAAGCTTTTCGGGAGCGTATTGAGATGACCGGTGCTACAGTACGGATAGTTGACGGTCAACAATTTATCCAAGCCTTCATCTCAGGTGGAAGAGATTATTTACTAGAAAGAGTCAACGGACTTTTACTTACGGCAGATATCGTTATACCAAGCGTTCTTGAACAGATTAAAGGGGAGCGTTTCGATTACATCATCCATGATTCGATGTTTGGTTGTGGACGTTTATTGGCTCAAATGCTTAAGCTTCCTGCAATCAACTCCTGCACTTCTTTTGCACAGACAAAGGAATCATTTGATCAGATCATGGAACGATTCTACATAGAAGCTCCTACAGAGATAGTTAAACCTATAGACGATAAATATCAAAGTCTTACGGTAAAAATAAAGGAACGATATGGTGGAGAGATTCACTCTCCTTACGAGGTGTTCTGTAATCCTGCACCACTTACAATCGTGTATACGACAAGAGAATTCCAACCTTATGGAGACGTCTTTGACCAAACATATAAATTTGTGGGTCCATCTATCTCCTCACGATTAACGCCAGATCATTTCGATTTTTCTGCAATTAAGGGGAAAAGCCTTATTTACATTTCGATGGGTACAGTCTTCAATCAAGCAATTCATTTCTATAAGCTTTGTTTTGAGGCATTTGGGAATACGGACCATACGATTGTTATGTCAGTTGGAGATAAAGTCCAAATCAATGATTTGGGGCCAATTCCTAAAAACTTCATCGTAAAAAACTATGTTTCACAGACTGATATGTTGCAATACACGAAATTATTCATTACCCATGGTGGAATGAACAGTGCTCATGAAGGTCTTTACTACGGGGTTCCGCTCATTGTAATCCCACAGAGCGCGGATCAGCCGATCGTTGCGGAGCAAGTTGCCAATATTGGAGCGGGCATTAAATTACAAATGGAAGGCTTGTGTGCAACTCAACTACGTGAAGCTGCAGATCAGGTGCTATCTCTTTCCACCTTCAAAAAAGCCGTTGCAACTATTAGGGATTCCTTTCGAACGTCAGGTGGGTATCATCAAGCTGTTGATGAGATTTTTGAATCGTCAATTGGTGAAAAGAAATAA
- a CDS encoding response regulator transcription factor: MDRILIVDDEPDIRELIRLHLERAGWDIAEAESGRQAILQVQAQPFSLIVLDIMMDDGNGFEVLRYLREHHPETLVIALSARREVEDRIDALGLGADDYMTKPFSPMELLARIQAHFRRHHPETSNRPNVIQLNKLVLDIDNYVLHNDGQQHGLTPVECQLLQVFMLNPDRVLTKGEIYKQVWQHENYDANNLSVFISRIRKILESAPGSQSHLHTIRGIGYRLSGDGR; encoded by the coding sequence ATGGACCGGATTCTGATCGTTGATGACGAGCCCGACATTCGTGAGCTTATTCGCTTACATCTAGAACGCGCGGGATGGGACATCGCCGAAGCGGAGTCTGGACGGCAGGCGATCTTACAAGTGCAAGCGCAGCCTTTCTCACTGATCGTTCTGGATATCATGATGGACGACGGCAACGGCTTTGAAGTGTTACGCTACTTGCGGGAACATCATCCGGAAACGCTGGTCATTGCGCTTAGCGCGAGAAGAGAGGTAGAGGACAGAATCGACGCGCTTGGACTGGGAGCCGATGATTATATGACCAAACCTTTCAGTCCAATGGAACTGCTAGCGCGGATACAGGCCCATTTCCGCAGGCACCATCCCGAGACATCCAACCGGCCCAATGTTATTCAACTGAATAAACTTGTTCTGGATATCGACAATTACGTACTACATAATGATGGCCAGCAACATGGACTTACTCCAGTCGAATGCCAGCTACTGCAAGTGTTCATGCTCAATCCTGACCGCGTACTAACAAAAGGAGAAATCTATAAACAAGTCTGGCAGCATGAAAACTATGACGCCAACAACCTCAGCGTCTTCATCAGCCGCATCCGAAAAATACTTGAAAGCGCACCCGGATCCCAATCCCACCTTCATACCATTCGTGGCATTGGCTATCGCCTCTCGGGTGATGGACGATGA